One Desulfovibrio litoralis DSM 11393 genomic region harbors:
- a CDS encoding LTA synthase family protein: MSETLYLFSFSLVSAFIMIVLQRISMILSEKSQSLKLNNILSLIIKTKPKTLFAEIFTGLAGISFFLFFFLFLQRPISALVLTLGIGSLLVILNSTKENILHEPIVLADAWLLKQAVQFPDLYLPFLPIKRLSVLLGVSLLFLVWAILLETPLYSLNIFFSLILPFCVVTISILLLILMSYAKLPKLASVILSRCPVSSNAVKDAQTNGPFSAALIHPIACGNFKKQIFTSFKNNNELIKPKNTIYLNELELFLNSQNVNNQEDLILIQAESFWDIRPYFHNLKDTNLLPNWDNLKTNNGVLSLTTNPFGAYTMRTEFSVLTGLKEEELGPCFFNPYLFAKNHPLWSFARELKNKGYETLCVHPYAKKFFNRSLVIPNLGFERFLALEELNHLEKFGPYISDLALADLINIEINQAKNPLFCFVITMEAHGPWLKNRLPEHVVKEYFKENFTPLGIKQENFSQEEQYYLIHLKNMDKMFGKIQKQLTLSGKGRLIVYGDHPPSLPNLRKKDL; this comes from the coding sequence ATGTCTGAAACTTTGTATCTTTTTAGCTTTAGCTTAGTCTCCGCTTTTATCATGATTGTATTACAACGCATATCAATGATTTTAAGCGAAAAAAGTCAATCTTTAAAGCTTAACAATATTCTATCTTTAATTATCAAGACCAAACCCAAAACTTTATTCGCAGAAATATTTACGGGGTTAGCCGGAATCTCTTTTTTTCTTTTCTTTTTTCTGTTTTTGCAACGTCCGATCAGTGCCTTAGTTTTAACTCTCGGTATAGGCAGTTTATTGGTTATTTTAAACTCGACGAAAGAAAATATTTTACACGAACCTATAGTTTTGGCTGATGCTTGGCTTTTAAAACAAGCCGTGCAATTTCCCGATTTATATTTACCATTTTTGCCTATAAAAAGATTATCTGTTTTACTTGGCGTAAGTTTGTTATTTTTAGTTTGGGCGATATTATTAGAAACCCCGCTCTACTCTTTAAATATATTTTTTAGTCTGATATTACCGTTTTGTGTTGTAACTATTTCAATCTTATTATTAATATTGATGTCTTATGCAAAATTGCCAAAACTCGCTTCTGTTATCTTATCACGCTGTCCGGTTAGTTCAAACGCAGTAAAAGACGCCCAAACCAACGGACCTTTCTCTGCGGCGTTAATACACCCCATAGCTTGTGGCAATTTTAAAAAACAAATTTTTACTTCATTTAAAAACAACAATGAGTTGATAAAACCTAAAAACACGATTTATCTTAACGAGTTAGAACTATTCCTCAACTCTCAAAATGTCAATAATCAAGAAGATCTTATCTTAATTCAAGCCGAATCTTTTTGGGATATACGCCCTTATTTTCATAATCTTAAAGACACAAACCTGCTTCCTAATTGGGATAATTTAAAAACAAACAACGGAGTTTTAAGTTTAACAACAAACCCCTTTGGGGCTTATACAATGCGTACCGAATTTAGCGTTCTCACCGGTTTAAAAGAAGAAGAATTAGGCCCTTGTTTTTTTAACCCCTATCTTTTTGCAAAAAATCACCCTCTCTGGTCTTTTGCAAGAGAATTAAAAAACAAAGGATACGAAACATTATGTGTCCACCCTTATGCCAAAAAATTTTTTAACCGTTCTTTGGTTATACCTAACCTTGGTTTTGAACGTTTTTTAGCCTTGGAAGAATTAAATCACCTTGAAAAATTTGGACCATATATAAGCGATTTGGCTCTGGCTGATTTAATAAACATTGAAATAAATCAAGCGAAAAATCCGCTGTTTTGTTTTGTAATTACAATGGAAGCACACGGTCCATGGTTAAAAAACAGGCTGCCTGAGCATGTAGTAAAAGAATATTTCAAAGAAAACTTTACACCTTTGGGCATTAAACAAGAAAATTTCAGCCAAGAAGAACAATATTATCTTATTCATTTGAAAAATATGGATAAAATGTTTGGAAAAATACAAAAACAACTTACTCTTTCAGGAAAAGGTAGATTAATTGTTTATGGTGATCACCCGCCAAGTTTGCCGAATTTAAGAAAAAAAGATTTATAA
- the mtnA gene encoding S-methyl-5-thioribose-1-phosphate isomerase, translated as MVEHIYFSDDTLTLTLLDQRFLPVQEDFFVCQTTDDIVKALQVMVVRGAPAIGVSAAFGACIALNEALNTPDWRVTLAHLLEYIANARPTAVNLRWAIKRMRKLWLENNTIEAKDLLALWLKEARLIQQEDIENNRKMGFFGGELLQDGWTIMTHCNAGALATAGYGTALGVIRGAIEQNKHIKVIANETRPFLQGARLTAYELAKDGIEVSVACDNACALLMQRKLVDAVVVGADRIAANGDTANKIGTYGVAIIAKEHGIPFYVAAPSSTIDIETLCGEDIPIETRPSKEVSHIGEHRLIPYNVKVFNFAFDVTPAKLITGIITENGVLRNPYQKNIAELFKHKK; from the coding sequence ATGGTTGAACATATATATTTTTCTGATGATACCTTAACGTTAACTTTATTAGACCAACGTTTTTTACCCGTTCAAGAAGATTTTTTTGTATGCCAAACCACAGACGATATAGTGAAAGCACTACAGGTTATGGTCGTAAGGGGTGCTCCGGCTATTGGAGTTAGTGCGGCTTTTGGTGCTTGCATTGCTTTAAATGAAGCCCTAAATACTCCTGATTGGCGTGTTACCTTAGCCCACCTTTTGGAATATATCGCCAACGCCAGACCAACAGCAGTAAATTTACGTTGGGCAATCAAAAGAATGCGTAAACTTTGGTTGGAAAATAATACGATTGAGGCAAAAGATCTTTTGGCTTTATGGCTCAAAGAAGCAAGGCTTATTCAACAAGAAGATATTGAAAACAACCGCAAAATGGGTTTTTTCGGCGGAGAATTGTTACAAGACGGTTGGACGATCATGACACACTGTAACGCCGGAGCCTTGGCAACAGCCGGATATGGCACGGCCTTAGGCGTAATTAGAGGTGCAATAGAACAAAACAAACACATTAAAGTTATCGCCAACGAAACTCGCCCTTTTCTTCAAGGGGCTCGCTTAACCGCTTATGAGTTAGCAAAAGACGGAATCGAAGTAAGCGTCGCCTGCGACAATGCTTGTGCTTTGTTAATGCAAAGAAAATTGGTTGATGCCGTTGTTGTCGGAGCAGACCGCATCGCTGCTAACGGTGATACTGCAAATAAAATAGGTACATACGGCGTTGCCATTATTGCCAAAGAACACGGAATTCCATTTTATGTCGCCGCACCAAGTTCAACAATAGATATTGAAACGTTATGCGGAGAAGATATTCCCATTGAAACCAGACCTTCAAAAGAGGTTAGTCATATCGGAGAACACAGGCTTATTCCCTACAACGTAAAAGTTTTTAACTTTGCCTTTGACGTTACTCCGGCTAAGTTAATAACCGGAATTATCACAGAAAACGGCGTATTGAGGAATCCTTACCAAAAAAATATTGCCGAATTGTTTAAACATAAAAAATAA
- the lysS gene encoding lysine--tRNA ligase, which produces MLQNFAKRNELNEVLKNRVSKSCELLDNNVKLYSNGFEKIHHATDILQYSDKTDEELQNLETVFVCAGRIISNRLMGKVAFFNLLDITGKIQCYVARDILGEEQYATFKKLDIGDIVGVKGRLFRTKAGELTLECSELTLLTRSMRPLPDKWSGLKDVETRYRQRYVDLISTPRTREIFNKRSQIVKEFRNFMESKGFLEVETPMMQSVPGGATARPFKTHHNALDMQLYMRIAPELYLKRLLVGGFEKVFEINRNFRNEGVSVRHNPEFTMCEFYWAYATYLDLMDITEELFSYIAEKVCGTTQITYQGHEIDLGIGKWTRMTFYDSLEIIGGHKKEFYTNHEALVNFIKSRGEKAVKDEKIGKLQAKLFDLDVEPKLITPHFIYHYPTEISPLSRRNEEDPSVTDRFELFIAGREIANAFSELNDPVDQRVRFEEQVAEKKAGDDEAHPMDEDYLRALEYGMPPAAGEGIGIDRLVMLLTDSASIREVILFPLLKNEIL; this is translated from the coding sequence ATGCTACAAAACTTTGCCAAGCGTAACGAGCTAAACGAAGTTTTAAAAAATCGCGTAAGTAAATCTTGCGAACTTTTAGACAATAATGTCAAACTCTATTCCAATGGTTTTGAAAAAATACACCACGCTACGGATATTTTACAATATAGCGATAAAACAGACGAAGAGCTTCAAAACTTAGAAACTGTTTTTGTGTGTGCCGGGCGTATAATTTCTAATCGCTTAATGGGTAAAGTTGCCTTTTTTAACTTACTTGATATTACCGGAAAAATTCAGTGTTACGTTGCCAGAGATATTCTTGGCGAAGAACAATACGCCACCTTTAAAAAACTTGATATAGGTGATATTGTCGGAGTTAAAGGGCGTTTATTTCGTACAAAAGCCGGAGAATTAACCCTTGAATGTTCTGAATTAACTTTGCTTACTCGTTCTATGCGTCCCCTTCCCGATAAGTGGAGCGGACTCAAAGACGTTGAAACTCGCTATCGTCAACGTTACGTTGACCTTATTTCTACTCCTCGAACGAGAGAAATCTTTAATAAACGTAGCCAAATAGTCAAAGAATTTAGAAACTTTATGGAGTCTAAAGGATTTTTGGAAGTAGAAACCCCAATGATGCAATCCGTTCCGGGTGGTGCAACCGCACGTCCTTTCAAGACACACCATAATGCCCTTGATATGCAACTTTATATGCGCATTGCCCCTGAGTTATATTTAAAAAGACTCTTGGTAGGCGGTTTTGAAAAGGTTTTTGAAATAAATAGAAACTTCCGCAATGAAGGCGTTTCGGTTAGACATAACCCGGAATTTACTATGTGTGAGTTTTACTGGGCGTATGCAACTTACCTTGATTTAATGGATATAACCGAAGAGCTTTTTTCTTATATTGCCGAAAAAGTTTGCGGAACAACGCAAATCACATACCAAGGACATGAAATAGATCTTGGAATAGGAAAATGGACACGCATGACTTTTTATGACTCTTTAGAAATAATCGGTGGTCATAAAAAAGAATTTTATACAAACCATGAGGCATTGGTAAACTTTATCAAGAGTCGTGGTGAAAAAGCCGTAAAAGATGAAAAAATCGGAAAGTTACAGGCAAAACTCTTTGACCTAGACGTTGAACCAAAACTTATTACGCCCCACTTTATATATCACTATCCAACTGAAATATCTCCTTTATCTCGCAGAAATGAAGAAGACCCTAGCGTTACTGATCGTTTTGAACTCTTTATTGCCGGGCGTGAAATTGCCAACGCCTTTTCTGAGTTAAACGACCCGGTTGACCAAAGGGTACGCTTTGAAGAACAAGTTGCCGAAAAAAAAGCCGGAGACGACGAAGCCCACCCAATGGACGAAGATTACTTAAGAGCCTTGGAATACGGAATGCCTCCTGCTGCCGGCGAAGGAATTGGTATAGATCGCTTGGTTATGCTTTTAACCGACTCGGCTTCTATCAGAGAAGTTATTTTATTTCCGCTATTGAAAAATGAAATTTTGTAA
- a CDS encoding ABC transporter permease, whose protein sequence is MSFVNFVALRYLSALKRRSFISIISAFSIAGVSIGVASLIIVMGVMTGFTTDLRNKILGANAHILVFSHAGNITDYNDAIDIVENVQGVAGVTPFIYSEVMISAHGSVKGLALRGIDPKGAGKVLSIFQLMTEGSLEDLIPPVENDNDTTANQTKKIIPRIIIGKELAKRLSIGVGSRVSLLSPSGNKNAAGFQPKIAPFEIAGIFSTGMIEYDVSMAFISLENARELLSVPDNQVFGLEVLADNVDKADLVSQNINKELSSPLYSRHWMDMNGNLFAALQLEKMAMGVILSLIVLVGSFSIVTSLVMLVMEKKRDIAILMSMGATKQNMRNIFMLQGIIIGLIGTVLGNILGIGIAYVIEKYQLIKLPEGAYPTTHLTILINYPDVLIISGSAMLICFLATLYPSKQASSLKPVEALRQE, encoded by the coding sequence ATGTCATTTGTTAATTTTGTGGCATTACGTTATTTATCTGCTTTAAAACGCAGAAGTTTTATTTCAATTATTTCGGCGTTTTCTATCGCCGGAGTTTCTATCGGGGTTGCCTCTCTTATTATTGTTATGGGAGTTATGACAGGGTTTACCACTGATTTACGCAATAAAATACTTGGGGCAAATGCTCATATTTTAGTTTTTTCTCATGCCGGAAACATCACAGATTATAATGATGCCATAGATATAGTAGAAAATGTCCAAGGTGTCGCCGGAGTAACTCCGTTTATTTATTCAGAGGTAATGATTTCCGCCCACGGCTCGGTAAAAGGCTTGGCTTTAAGAGGAATAGATCCTAAAGGTGCCGGTAAAGTATTAAGTATTTTTCAATTGATGACGGAAGGAAGCCTAGAAGATTTAATTCCACCTGTTGAAAACGATAATGATACAACAGCAAACCAAACCAAAAAAATTATTCCACGCATAATTATAGGCAAAGAATTGGCGAAAAGATTAAGTATTGGCGTTGGTAGCAGAGTTTCTTTATTATCGCCGAGTGGCAATAAAAATGCCGCCGGTTTTCAACCTAAAATTGCCCCTTTTGAAATAGCCGGAATTTTTTCAACCGGTATGATAGAATACGACGTTTCCATGGCGTTTATCTCGCTTGAAAACGCCAGAGAACTCTTATCAGTTCCAGACAATCAGGTTTTTGGACTGGAAGTTTTGGCTGATAACGTTGATAAAGCTGATTTAGTCAGTCAAAACATCAACAAAGAGCTTAGTTCCCCTTTGTATTCTCGCCATTGGATGGATATGAACGGCAATCTTTTTGCTGCGTTACAACTTGAAAAAATGGCTATGGGCGTTATTTTAAGCCTAATTGTTTTAGTTGGTTCTTTTTCAATAGTTACCTCTTTAGTTATGTTAGTTATGGAAAAAAAGCGAGATATAGCGATCTTAATGTCTATGGGTGCAACCAAACAAAATATGCGTAATATTTTTATGCTCCAAGGTATTATTATCGGGCTTATCGGTACCGTCTTAGGCAATATTCTTGGAATCGGTATAGCTTACGTCATAGAAAAATATCAACTGATCAAACTTCCCGAAGGTGCCTACCCCACCACCCACCTTACTATTTTGATCAACTACCCTGATGTGCTTATTATTTCAGGTTCAGCCATGTTAATTTGTTTTTTAGCGACCTTATACCCTTCCAAACAAGCCTCAAGCCTAAAACCTGTGGAGGCATTAAGACAAGAATGA
- a CDS encoding ABC transporter ATP-binding protein, translated as MINNTTELYRLEQVSKSYAGPSEKIRILENIDLSIQQGESIAIVGASGSGKSTLLHILGSLDNPSSGKVYFQGKDLNMLSSNEQASIRNKNIGFVFQFHHLLPEFNTLENVAMQALIGGMNINKAKALAKEALELVGLEHRLTHNVTTLSGGERQRAAIARAILLKPKVLLADEPTGNLDIETGGHIAKLLLKLNEKIGMTLIVVTHNQELAVLMQRHLEMKSRRLI; from the coding sequence ATGATTAATAACACAACAGAACTTTATAGATTGGAACAGGTCAGTAAAAGCTATGCCGGTCCATCAGAAAAAATAAGAATTCTTGAAAATATTGACTTATCCATTCAACAAGGAGAAAGTATTGCCATTGTTGGTGCATCAGGTTCTGGAAAATCTACTTTGTTACATATTTTAGGTTCACTCGACAACCCAAGTTCAGGCAAAGTATATTTTCAAGGAAAAGACTTAAATATGCTTTCTTCCAATGAACAAGCCTCTATACGCAATAAAAATATCGGATTTGTTTTTCAGTTTCACCACCTTTTACCTGAGTTTAATACGCTTGAAAACGTAGCCATGCAGGCATTAATCGGAGGAATGAACATAAATAAAGCCAAAGCCTTGGCAAAAGAAGCCTTAGAGTTGGTCGGGCTTGAACACAGGCTAACTCATAACGTAACAACCCTCTCAGGCGGAGAACGCCAAAGAGCGGCAATCGCCAGGGCAATTTTATTAAAACCAAAAGTTTTATTGGCAGATGAACCTACGGGAAACTTAGATATAGAAACCGGTGGCCATATTGCAAAGTTATTATTGAAATTAAATGAAAAAATAGGTATGACTCTAATAGTTGTTACTCACAACCAAGAACTAGCGGTGCTTATGCAACGTCATCTCGAAATGAAAAGTCGGAGATTAATATGA